The DNA segment GCAATATGTCATAATAATTCATTGTCATGCCATCCGGATTGTGTGAGTTTTCTTACATCCGGCAGTTGCCGGAATCAATATATTTAAACCGACCGGCTCTTTAAAAAATTAAAAGGGGAGAATTTTATAATGAAAATCTTAATACTATCGAGAAATCCAAAACTTTATTCGACAAAGAGGCTGTTTGAGGCCGCCGAGCAAAGGGGACACGATGTCGAGGTCATAGACTTTCTCAAATGCTACATGGTGATCGAAAAGGGCAACCCCGAAATCTATTACGCCGGGAAAAAGATAGAAAAGGTAAACGCGGTAATACCACGTATCGGCGCTTCGAGGACATTTTACGGGACAGCCGTGGTCAGGCAGTTCGAAATGATGCATGTCTTTTCCGTAAACGAATCGCAGGGAATAGTCAGATCACGCGACAAGCTCAGGAGCATGCAGATACTCTCAAGGGCGCATCTCGGAATGCCCGTGACGGCGTTCGCCGCTGATCCCACCGACATAAGCCATCTAATCGAGGAAGTAGGCGGTACTCCGCTCGTGATAAAGCTCCTCCAGGGAACGCAGGGGATAGGCGTGGTGCTCGCCGAGACCAAGAAGGCCGCGAAATCCGTTATGGAGGCCTTCTACGGCGTGAAGGCGAACATGCTTATACAGGAATTCATCAAGGAGGCCAAGGGGGCGGACATCAGGGCGCTTGTAGTGGGAGGCAAGGTTGTGGGAGCCATGAAACGCCAAGGGGCCGAGGGAGAGTTCCGCTCCAATATACATAGAGGCGGCTCGGCGAACACGATTAAACTCACTCGGCAGGAGCGCGCAACTGCCGTAAAGGCGGCCAAGCTCCTCGGCCTTAACGTGGCCGGGGTCGATATGCTTCAGTCCTCTACCGGACCCAAGATTATGGAGGTAAACTCTTCTCCCGGACTCGAGGGCATTGAAACGGCGACCGGCATAGATATTGCCGGCACCATAATAAAGTTTATAGAAGAGAACGCTCACAAGCGGAGAATGATAAAGGATAAAGTAAAAGTATAAATGCCCCGCTACATCACAATCAACGGCAGGAAGATTGCCGAAGGCAAGCACGCCCTCGTAAACCTTCAGATAGCGAAACTGCCCACACACACGGTTATCGACCTGCCCGTCTACGTGTACAGAGGGCGGCGGGACGGTCCCGTTCTCCTTATATCTTCGGGTATCCACGGCGACGAGCTTAACGGAGTCGAGACCGTCAGGCGCATGATCACAGGCGGCTCAATAGTGCCCGACAGCGGCACCGTGATCGCCATTCCGATTGTCAACGTCTACGGATTTTTGAACAATTCACGCTATCTCCCCGACGGCAGGGATCTCAACAGGTGCTTTCCCGGAACGAAGGCAGGCTCACTTGCCGGAAGAATCGCCTGGACGCTCATCAACGACGTCATACCCATTGTGGACTTCGGCATCGATCTTCACACGGGAGGAGCCAACGTGAATTACCCGCACATACGCTGTGACACAGGGCTGGAGCAGAACATGGAGCTTGCGCACGCTTTCGCCCCGCCCTTTATAATAAACTCTCCCTTAAGGGACGGCTCGTTCAGGAAAGCCGCGCAAAGGAAGGGCAAGCCGATTCTTGTTTATGAGGGAGGGGAGAGCCTCCGCTTCGACGAATTCGCCATCTCGGAGTGCATAAACGGGATACTCCGCCTTATGGATTATCTGAAAATGACCGATAACGGCGCGCCCGAGCGCAACGATACGAAGATAATAACGAAAAACATATGGACGCGGGCGGGAAGCTCGGGCCTCTACAGGCCGCACGTCCGGGGCGGCGATAGGGTCAAAAAGGGCCAGCTCCTGGCGAGCATAACCGACCCCTTCGGAGAGGCCGAAATCAAAATGAAAGCGCGCGAAGGCGGTTATGCCATAGGGCTCAGAAGCGTCCCCGTCGTCAATAAGGGAGACGCGCTTATCAATATAGGAATGGAGGACGCATAGCGCCGTTTCTGAAATATATTCTATCCCTCTCGTCATTGCCTAAAACACCCAAAATGGGTACTCTGCTCAGCATGTATGCAATCGTCATCATAACTGCAATAAGCCTTATCGGATCTTTCCTCTGCTCGCTTATGGAGGCGGCTATCTACTCCATACCACGGAGCAGGATCGAATCCCTTAGACGCGAAGGAGACATAAACGGCATCAGGCTCGTAAGACTAAGGAACAGGATAGACGAGCCGATCGCAGCTATCCTGACACTCAACACCGCGGTGAACGTAATAGGGGCATCCGTCGCTGGCTCACTTGTCGCAAGGATATACGGAGACGCGTGGCTCGGGATATTCTCGGGAG comes from the Deltaproteobacteria bacterium genome and includes:
- the rimK gene encoding 30S ribosomal protein S6--L-glutamate ligase, which gives rise to MKILILSRNPKLYSTKRLFEAAEQRGHDVEVIDFLKCYMVIEKGNPEIYYAGKKIEKVNAVIPRIGASRTFYGTAVVRQFEMMHVFSVNESQGIVRSRDKLRSMQILSRAHLGMPVTAFAADPTDISHLIEEVGGTPLVIKLLQGTQGIGVVLAETKKAAKSVMEAFYGVKANMLIQEFIKEAKGADIRALVVGGKVVGAMKRQGAEGEFRSNIHRGGSANTIKLTRQERATAVKAAKLLGLNVAGVDMLQSSTGPKIMEVNSSPGLEGIETATGIDIAGTIIKFIEENAHKRRMIKDKVKV
- a CDS encoding succinylglutamate desuccinylase/aspartoacylase family protein, translated to MPRYITINGRKIAEGKHALVNLQIAKLPTHTVIDLPVYVYRGRRDGPVLLISSGIHGDELNGVETVRRMITGGSIVPDSGTVIAIPIVNVYGFLNNSRYLPDGRDLNRCFPGTKAGSLAGRIAWTLINDVIPIVDFGIDLHTGGANVNYPHIRCDTGLEQNMELAHAFAPPFIINSPLRDGSFRKAAQRKGKPILVYEGGESLRFDEFAISECINGILRLMDYLKMTDNGAPERNDTKIITKNIWTRAGSSGLYRPHVRGGDRVKKGQLLASITDPFGEAEIKMKAREGGYAIGLRSVPVVNKGDALINIGMEDA